A stretch of Hoplias malabaricus isolate fHopMal1 chromosome 10, fHopMal1.hap1, whole genome shotgun sequence DNA encodes these proteins:
- the si:dkey-92i15.4 gene encoding serine-rich adhesin for platelets isoform X1 — protein sequence MDTPAGYTFGPVHPASTSRSNGDGNAELSNSSKQSPMQSNAARFQIRTATERQRMLQPSKSMKNIVRLEGEMTENGRRSSYHARKEVLRVRPHSPPSPDSVTEKRTPVNQGSVAKAPVLPTGSETNNDTQGKPDGFGKLSSSVRGRTEWKRANVTNRSKSLDWRRSDRGNENLTSEIRNTDDFIRSPRIRSESLEENGLVSSPKTNELSSPSNRISSRIQAFNVIGQGKQDKASTIPPITSGSSSVKMGRVTPALDRVSFGQSFPSRLKLKENQDITEDKKCLWRYSGQSSPKPDQGEVQLRSQVSGSKVSEITGNQSIMDRIGKLYRFNASEDNTDANSRDLTRAKRNSAPVGDWFSGSDVPDFSSVHKRLTSDSTLSSPSSSHGQLRRVSHGADKADTFPRKLSKKEAIAFTSVTNTVHPETTGSVESPRGTDPTANTEWDGRTNSLNRARSLNFTPAVSRTLGTESSFPAGDSNTPRHEDIGAEVEREKSSDNSNHVKGTETHLNKQPYSPQETHMFTQPRHKLFRSVTVDHEKYRDREDVFGLGSSTLPRMKREGMQEKGQAPFLDSVRNTIHKFEALAQQNQALRPRRTFSVPEKTKPAAGVSKSNSDKSLNEWKGAWHTRSLREHHFSKSEEPEVVGTSDLSGPAQTSTDKAISTLKPQKRASYIQEPVVAQKLVEKFEECQEDKDTLRDDMKTTTVPRPMDEADLAKVSQIPKNVESAEDKVKPVTSQISKNKSTELINIPDPDTKDISTSRNKGLLDASDGASLQIQDHPPSTARTKDANALQTSGSIQVLPNSVSFTSAKSDSTLLTTTSTVFKPPSVASSDSTVKVPVVSSTQSDLSNISDTTRDEKVTAKVSRWITYDADGDTAFVNEDVNNEDEDDDGTERGYDSDSGESSVTITSNMSQSEHRSFSLSLADLCNLGGLDYPLSDENASNDEESWMSRRSASLSSDISVLSSVTLLGTEELDCLLEDVRGLGDEAIQNCEDVQVVVLHKEVGRGLGFTVAGGVDQNKPVTVHKVFPSGVASQEGSIQEGYEVLSINGTALHNSAHYEALRTLRKARGRGMAVVVLRRGTIKEIKHSTKGTLEKPVGKEPAGSRVRVTLTKSNFDLGFSLEGGVGSSVGDKPLTVQRLFQGGPVGKVYPGDEVVEVEGQSLKGLRRLEAWNLIKRLPPGPVEVLLYRPHLPR from the exons ATGGATACCCCTGCTGGATATACGTTTGGGCCTGTACACCCTGCATCAACCTCGAGAAGCAACGGAGATGGAAATGCAGAATtatcaaacagttcaaaacaaagcccaatgcaatcTAATGCTGCTAGGTTTCAAATCCGCACTGCTACAGAGCGACAAAGAATGCTGCAACCCTCCAAGAGCATGAAAAACATAGTTAGACTTGAGGGTGAAATGACTGAAAACGGGAGAAGAAGCAGCTATCATGCTAGGAAGGAAGTGCTCAGAGTTCGCCCACACTCTCCACCATCTCCAGACTCTGTAACTGAAAAAAGGACACCTGTGAATCAGGGAAGTGTCGCAAAAGCCCCAGTATTGCCCACTGGCTCTGAGACAAACAATGACACTCAAGGTAAACCAGATGGTTTTGGCAAACTGAGCAGCAGTGTGAGGGGAAGAACAGAATGGAAAAGAGCAAATGTAACAAACAGAAGCAAGAGCCTAGATTGGAGAAGGAGTGACAGGGGAAACGAGAATCTGACTTCAGAGATTAGAAATACAGATGACTTTATAAGGAGTCCCAGAATACGTTCTGAGAGTTTAGAAGAGAATGGCCTGGTCAGTAGCCCAAAGACAAATGAGCTGTCCAGTCCATCCAACAGAATATCTTCAAGAATTCAAGCATTTAATGTGATTGGTCAAGGAAAGCAGGACAAAGCTTCCACCATTCCCCCCATAACATCTGGATCTTCATCTGTTAAGATGGGCCGTGTAACTCCTGCCCTGGACCGGGTGAGTTTTGGCCAGTCTTTCCCATCCAGGTTGAAACTTAAAGAAAACCAGGACATCACAGAAGACAAGAAATGTCTCTGGAGGTATTCTGGGCAGAGCAGTCCCAAGCCAGATCAGGGTGAGGTTCAGCTGAGGTCTCAGGTCAGTGGTTCAAAAGTCAGCGAAATAACTGGAAACCAATCTATAATGGACAGAATCGGGAAGCTTTACCGTTTTAATGCATCTGAAGATAACACTGATGCAAACTCAAGAGACTTAACCCGGGCAAAACGCAACTCTGCCCCCGTCGGTGACTGGTTTTCGGGATCAGATGTACCGGATTTTAGCTCAGTTCACAAGAGATTGACCAGTGATTCCACACTTAGCTCGCCATCTTCTTCTCACGGTCAGTTGAGGAGGGTTTCACACGGAGCAGACAAGGCTGACACGTTCCCGAGAAAACTGTCCAAGAAGGAGGCAATCGCTTTCACTTCTGTGACAAATACAGTACATCCAGAGACAACGGGGTCTGTAGAGAGTCCACGTGGTACAGACCCAACAGCAAATACGGAATGGGATGGAAGAACCAATTCCCTCAACAGAGCAAGGAGCCTAAATTTTACGCCTGCAGTTTCCAGAACTCTGGGGACTGAGTCCTCATTTCCAGCCGGTGATTCAAACACACCAAGGCATGAAGACATCGGAGCAGAAGTGGAGCGAGAAAAATCATCTGACAATTCAAACCATGTCAAAGGCACGGAAACTCATCTAAATAAACAACCCTATTCCCCACAAGAAACTCATATGTTTACTCAACCCAGGCATAAGTTGTTCCGAAGTGTGACGGTAGATCATGAAAAatatagagacagagaggatgTGTTTGGGCTCGGGTCATCGACGCTTCCAAGAATGAAAAGGGAAGGCATGCAGGAGAAAGGGCAAGCCCCATTCTTGGATTCAGTGCGAAACACAATCCACAAATTTGAGGCACTTGCCCAACAAAATCAGGCACTCCGTCCCAGAAGAACTTTTTCAGTCCCAGAAAAGACTAAACCGGCGGCAGGGGTGAGTAAGAGCAATTCCGATAAATCGTTGAATGAATGGAAGGGTGCCTGGCACACACGAAGCCTGAGAGAGCACCACTTCAGTAAGAGTGAAGAACCAGAAGTTGTGGGCACCTCTGATTTAAGTGGACCTGCCCAAACCTCAACGGATAAAGCAATCTCAACATTGAAACCTCAGAAAAGAGCAAGTTACATACAGGAGCCTGTGGTTGCTCAGAAACTTGTGGAAAAGTTTGAAGAATGTCAGGAAGACAAGGACACTCTTCGGGATGATATGAAAACAACTACAGTGCCCAGACCTATGGATGAGGCAGATCTGGCCAAAGTCAGTCAAATTCCGAAAAATGTAGAATCAGCTGAGGACAAAGTTAAACCTGTAACCTCCCAAATATCCAAAAATAAGTCCACTGAACTTATCAACATACCTGACCCAGATACTAAGGACATTTCTACATCAAGGAACAAAGGGTTATTAGATGCCAGTGATGGTGCCAGCCTCCAAATCCAAGACCATCCTCCAAGTACTGCAAGGACTAAAGATGCTAATGCTTTGCAAACATCAGGAAGCATCCAAGTGTTGCCAAATTCAGTTTCCTTCACTTCAGCCAAGTCAGACTCTACTTTATTAACAACTACCAGCACTGTATTTAAACCACCATCTGTTGCCTCTAGTGACTCTACAGTAAAAGTCCCAGTTGTCTCTTCAACCCAGAGTGATCTCAGTAATATCTCAGACACAACAAGAGATGAGAAAGTAACCGCCAAAGTTTCCAGGTGGATTACGTATGATGCGGATGGTGATACTGCATTTGTTAATGAAGATGTCAACAATGAAGACGAAGATGACGATGGAACAGAGAGAGGATATGATTCTGATTCAGGGGAGTCATCAGTAACGATCACGAGCAACATGAGCCAGTCGGAACACAGGAGCTTTTCCTTAAG TCTTGCAGACCTGTGTAACCTAGGGGGCCTGGACTACCCCCTTTCAGATGAGAATGCCTCAAACGACGAGGAGAGTTGGATGTCCCGGCGTTCCGCTTCTCTAAGCTCAGACATCTCTGTCCTGTCCAGTGTGACGCTGCTGGGTACAGAGGAGCTGGACTGTCTGTTGGAAGACGTCAGGGGCCTGGGAGATGAAGCCATACAG AATTGTGAGGATGTCCAGGTGGTGGTCCTGCATAAGGAGGTGGGAAGGGGACTCGGCTTCACTGTTGCAGGAGGAGTGGACCAGAATAAACCTGTCACT GTCCACAAAGTATTTCCCAGCGGTGTGGCGAGTCAAGAAGGCTCCATCCAAGAAGGCTACGAGGTGCTGTCAATCAATGGCACTGCTCTACATAACTCTGCCCACTATGAGGCCCTGCGAACTTTGAGAAAGGCAAGGGGCAGGGGGATGGCAGTGGTGGTCCTCAGAAGAGGTACCATCAAAGAAATAAAGCACAGCACCAAAGGCACACTCGAAAAACCGGTTGGAAAGGAACCAG CAGGCAGCAGAGTGCGGGTGACTTTGACTAAGTCTAATTTTGACCTGGGTTTCAGTCTAGAAGGAGGAGTGGGCTCCAGCGTGGGGGACAAGCCCCTCACTGTACAGAGGCTGTTTCAAG GTGGTCCTGTTGGGAAGGTGTATCCTGGAGATGAGGTAGTGGAGGTTGAAGGTCAGAGTTTAAAGGGCTTAAGACGCTTGGAAGCTTGGAACCTGATAAAGAGACTGCCCCCTGGCCCTGTGGAGGTTTTACTGTACCGTCCTCACCTGCCTCGCTGA
- the si:dkey-92i15.4 gene encoding serine-rich adhesin for platelets isoform X2: MDTPAGYTFGPVHPASTSRSNGDGNAELSNSSKQSPMQSNAARFQIRTATERQRMLQPSKSMKNIVRLEGEMTENGRRSSYHARKEVLRVRPHSPPSPDSVTEKRTPVNQGSVAKAPVLPTGSETNNDTQGKPDGFGKLSSSVRGRTEWKRANVTNRSKSLDWRRSDRGNENLTSEIRNTDDFIRSPRIRSESLEENGLVSSPKTNELSSPSNRISSRIQAFNVIGQGKQDKASTIPPITSGSSSVKMGRVTPALDRVSFGQSFPSRLKLKENQDITEDKKCLWRYSGQSSPKPDQGEVQLRSQVSGSKVSEITGNQSIMDRIGKLYRFNASEDNTDANSRDLTRAKRNSAPVGDWFSGSDVPDFSSVHKRLTSDSTLSSPSSSHGQLRRVSHGADKADTFPRKLSKKEAIAFTSVTNTVHPETTGSVESPRGTDPTANTEWDGRTNSLNRARSLNFTPAVSRTLGTESSFPAGDSNTPRHEDIGAEVEREKSSDNSNHVKGTETHLNKQPYSPQETHMFTQPRHKLFRSVTVDHEKYRDREDVFGLGSSTLPRMKREGMQEKGQAPFLDSVRNTIHKFEALAQQNQALRPRRTFSVPEKTKPAAGVSKSNSDKSLNEWKGAWHTRSLREHHFSKSEEPEVVGTSDLSGPAQTSTDKAISTLKPQKRASYIQEPVVAQKLVEKFEECQEDKDTLRDDMKTTTVPRPMDEADLAKVSQIPKNVESAEDKVKPVTSQISKNKSTELINIPDPDTKDISTSRNKGLLDASDGASLQIQDHPPSTARTKDANALQTSGSIQVLPNSVSFTSAKSDSTLLTTTSTVFKPPSVASSDSTVKVPVVSSTQSDLSNISDTTRDEKVTAKVSRWITYDADGDTAFVNEDVNNEDEDDDGTERGYDSDSGESSVTITSNMSQSEHRSFSLSLADLCNLGGLDYPLSDENASNDEESWMSRRSASLSSDISVLSSVTLLGTEELDCLLEDVRGLGDEAIQNCEDVQVVVLHKEVGRGLGFTVAGGVDQNKPVTVHKVFPSGVASQEGSIQEGYEVLSINGTALHNSAHYEALRTLRKARGRGMAVVVLRRGTIKEIKHSTKGTLEKPVGKEPGSRVRVTLTKSNFDLGFSLEGGVGSSVGDKPLTVQRLFQGGPVGKVYPGDEVVEVEGQSLKGLRRLEAWNLIKRLPPGPVEVLLYRPHLPR; encoded by the exons ATGGATACCCCTGCTGGATATACGTTTGGGCCTGTACACCCTGCATCAACCTCGAGAAGCAACGGAGATGGAAATGCAGAATtatcaaacagttcaaaacaaagcccaatgcaatcTAATGCTGCTAGGTTTCAAATCCGCACTGCTACAGAGCGACAAAGAATGCTGCAACCCTCCAAGAGCATGAAAAACATAGTTAGACTTGAGGGTGAAATGACTGAAAACGGGAGAAGAAGCAGCTATCATGCTAGGAAGGAAGTGCTCAGAGTTCGCCCACACTCTCCACCATCTCCAGACTCTGTAACTGAAAAAAGGACACCTGTGAATCAGGGAAGTGTCGCAAAAGCCCCAGTATTGCCCACTGGCTCTGAGACAAACAATGACACTCAAGGTAAACCAGATGGTTTTGGCAAACTGAGCAGCAGTGTGAGGGGAAGAACAGAATGGAAAAGAGCAAATGTAACAAACAGAAGCAAGAGCCTAGATTGGAGAAGGAGTGACAGGGGAAACGAGAATCTGACTTCAGAGATTAGAAATACAGATGACTTTATAAGGAGTCCCAGAATACGTTCTGAGAGTTTAGAAGAGAATGGCCTGGTCAGTAGCCCAAAGACAAATGAGCTGTCCAGTCCATCCAACAGAATATCTTCAAGAATTCAAGCATTTAATGTGATTGGTCAAGGAAAGCAGGACAAAGCTTCCACCATTCCCCCCATAACATCTGGATCTTCATCTGTTAAGATGGGCCGTGTAACTCCTGCCCTGGACCGGGTGAGTTTTGGCCAGTCTTTCCCATCCAGGTTGAAACTTAAAGAAAACCAGGACATCACAGAAGACAAGAAATGTCTCTGGAGGTATTCTGGGCAGAGCAGTCCCAAGCCAGATCAGGGTGAGGTTCAGCTGAGGTCTCAGGTCAGTGGTTCAAAAGTCAGCGAAATAACTGGAAACCAATCTATAATGGACAGAATCGGGAAGCTTTACCGTTTTAATGCATCTGAAGATAACACTGATGCAAACTCAAGAGACTTAACCCGGGCAAAACGCAACTCTGCCCCCGTCGGTGACTGGTTTTCGGGATCAGATGTACCGGATTTTAGCTCAGTTCACAAGAGATTGACCAGTGATTCCACACTTAGCTCGCCATCTTCTTCTCACGGTCAGTTGAGGAGGGTTTCACACGGAGCAGACAAGGCTGACACGTTCCCGAGAAAACTGTCCAAGAAGGAGGCAATCGCTTTCACTTCTGTGACAAATACAGTACATCCAGAGACAACGGGGTCTGTAGAGAGTCCACGTGGTACAGACCCAACAGCAAATACGGAATGGGATGGAAGAACCAATTCCCTCAACAGAGCAAGGAGCCTAAATTTTACGCCTGCAGTTTCCAGAACTCTGGGGACTGAGTCCTCATTTCCAGCCGGTGATTCAAACACACCAAGGCATGAAGACATCGGAGCAGAAGTGGAGCGAGAAAAATCATCTGACAATTCAAACCATGTCAAAGGCACGGAAACTCATCTAAATAAACAACCCTATTCCCCACAAGAAACTCATATGTTTACTCAACCCAGGCATAAGTTGTTCCGAAGTGTGACGGTAGATCATGAAAAatatagagacagagaggatgTGTTTGGGCTCGGGTCATCGACGCTTCCAAGAATGAAAAGGGAAGGCATGCAGGAGAAAGGGCAAGCCCCATTCTTGGATTCAGTGCGAAACACAATCCACAAATTTGAGGCACTTGCCCAACAAAATCAGGCACTCCGTCCCAGAAGAACTTTTTCAGTCCCAGAAAAGACTAAACCGGCGGCAGGGGTGAGTAAGAGCAATTCCGATAAATCGTTGAATGAATGGAAGGGTGCCTGGCACACACGAAGCCTGAGAGAGCACCACTTCAGTAAGAGTGAAGAACCAGAAGTTGTGGGCACCTCTGATTTAAGTGGACCTGCCCAAACCTCAACGGATAAAGCAATCTCAACATTGAAACCTCAGAAAAGAGCAAGTTACATACAGGAGCCTGTGGTTGCTCAGAAACTTGTGGAAAAGTTTGAAGAATGTCAGGAAGACAAGGACACTCTTCGGGATGATATGAAAACAACTACAGTGCCCAGACCTATGGATGAGGCAGATCTGGCCAAAGTCAGTCAAATTCCGAAAAATGTAGAATCAGCTGAGGACAAAGTTAAACCTGTAACCTCCCAAATATCCAAAAATAAGTCCACTGAACTTATCAACATACCTGACCCAGATACTAAGGACATTTCTACATCAAGGAACAAAGGGTTATTAGATGCCAGTGATGGTGCCAGCCTCCAAATCCAAGACCATCCTCCAAGTACTGCAAGGACTAAAGATGCTAATGCTTTGCAAACATCAGGAAGCATCCAAGTGTTGCCAAATTCAGTTTCCTTCACTTCAGCCAAGTCAGACTCTACTTTATTAACAACTACCAGCACTGTATTTAAACCACCATCTGTTGCCTCTAGTGACTCTACAGTAAAAGTCCCAGTTGTCTCTTCAACCCAGAGTGATCTCAGTAATATCTCAGACACAACAAGAGATGAGAAAGTAACCGCCAAAGTTTCCAGGTGGATTACGTATGATGCGGATGGTGATACTGCATTTGTTAATGAAGATGTCAACAATGAAGACGAAGATGACGATGGAACAGAGAGAGGATATGATTCTGATTCAGGGGAGTCATCAGTAACGATCACGAGCAACATGAGCCAGTCGGAACACAGGAGCTTTTCCTTAAG TCTTGCAGACCTGTGTAACCTAGGGGGCCTGGACTACCCCCTTTCAGATGAGAATGCCTCAAACGACGAGGAGAGTTGGATGTCCCGGCGTTCCGCTTCTCTAAGCTCAGACATCTCTGTCCTGTCCAGTGTGACGCTGCTGGGTACAGAGGAGCTGGACTGTCTGTTGGAAGACGTCAGGGGCCTGGGAGATGAAGCCATACAG AATTGTGAGGATGTCCAGGTGGTGGTCCTGCATAAGGAGGTGGGAAGGGGACTCGGCTTCACTGTTGCAGGAGGAGTGGACCAGAATAAACCTGTCACT GTCCACAAAGTATTTCCCAGCGGTGTGGCGAGTCAAGAAGGCTCCATCCAAGAAGGCTACGAGGTGCTGTCAATCAATGGCACTGCTCTACATAACTCTGCCCACTATGAGGCCCTGCGAACTTTGAGAAAGGCAAGGGGCAGGGGGATGGCAGTGGTGGTCCTCAGAAGAGGTACCATCAAAGAAATAAAGCACAGCACCAAAGGCACACTCGAAAAACCGGTTGGAAAGGAACCAG GCAGCAGAGTGCGGGTGACTTTGACTAAGTCTAATTTTGACCTGGGTTTCAGTCTAGAAGGAGGAGTGGGCTCCAGCGTGGGGGACAAGCCCCTCACTGTACAGAGGCTGTTTCAAG GTGGTCCTGTTGGGAAGGTGTATCCTGGAGATGAGGTAGTGGAGGTTGAAGGTCAGAGTTTAAAGGGCTTAAGACGCTTGGAAGCTTGGAACCTGATAAAGAGACTGCCCCCTGGCCCTGTGGAGGTTTTACTGTACCGTCCTCACCTGCCTCGCTGA
- the c10h1orf43 gene encoding protein C1orf43 homolog isoform X1, translating into MSVTGNSATMGTEALSGVNVVLVMAYGSLVFVLLFIFVKRQIMRFAMKSRRGPHAPLGHNAPKGLREEIDSRLSKVNDIRYEPRLLSEDDVRLRHRGQNGCYNYLYRMQALDAIRDTDVIWQELGRSANALTGRRFRSWLLELRNTWFKTSHSSLIYRLLEGYHNARHGTGVFGEAEYLKYKEDLNELAALVKVHSSSTSLNQQHQSAAKDLTSSPGPSSASTIQVTYLPSSGQRSKRPKHFLELKNFKDNYNTLESTL; encoded by the exons ATGAGTGTTACAGGAAACTCGGCTACAATGGGAACTGAAGCTCTCTCGGGAGTGAATGTGGTGTTAGTTATGGCCTATGGCAGCCTG gTATTTGTACTACTGTTCATCTTTGTGAAAAGGCAGATCATGCGCTTTGCTATGAAATCCCGGCGAGGACCACATGCCCCACTGGGTCATAATGCTCCAAAG GGTCTTCGAGAAGAGATTGATTCTCGGCTGTCTAAAGTGAATGACATTCGCTATGAGCCACGGCTGCTCTCGGAGGACGATGTTAGGCTGAGGCATCGTGGCCAGAACG gcTGTTATAACTACCTGTACAGAATGCAAGCCCTGGATGCAATCAGAGACACAG acgTAATATGGCAGGAGCTCGGCCGCAGTGCGAATGCTTTGACTGGACGCCGGTTCAGGAGCTGGCTGCTGGAGCTGCGCAACACTTGGTTTAAAACCAGCCACAGCAGCCTCATCTACCGCCTGCTGGAGGGTTACCACAATGCTCGCCATGGCACTGGG GTGTTTGGAGAAGCTGAATATCTTAAATACAAAGAGGATCTGAATGAATTGGCTGCTCT tgTAAAAGTCCACTCGAGCTCCACCAGCCTTAACCAGCAGCACCAGTCTGCAGCTAAAGACCTGACCAGTTCCCCCGGGCCATCCTCGGCCTCCACCATCCAGGTCACATACCTGCCTTCTTCAGGCCAGCGCAGCAAGAGGCCCAAGCACTTCCTGGAGCTCAAAAACTTCAAGGACAACTACAACACCCTGGAGAGCACACTGTAG
- the c10h1orf43 gene encoding protein C1orf43 homolog isoform X2 yields MRFAMKSRRGPHAPLGHNAPKGLREEIDSRLSKVNDIRYEPRLLSEDDVRLRHRGQNGCYNYLYRMQALDAIRDTDVIWQELGRSANALTGRRFRSWLLELRNTWFKTSHSSLIYRLLEGYHNARHGTGVFGEAEYLKYKEDLNELAALVKVHSSSTSLNQQHQSAAKDLTSSPGPSSASTIQVTYLPSSGQRSKRPKHFLELKNFKDNYNTLESTL; encoded by the exons ATGCGCTTTGCTATGAAATCCCGGCGAGGACCACATGCCCCACTGGGTCATAATGCTCCAAAG GGTCTTCGAGAAGAGATTGATTCTCGGCTGTCTAAAGTGAATGACATTCGCTATGAGCCACGGCTGCTCTCGGAGGACGATGTTAGGCTGAGGCATCGTGGCCAGAACG gcTGTTATAACTACCTGTACAGAATGCAAGCCCTGGATGCAATCAGAGACACAG acgTAATATGGCAGGAGCTCGGCCGCAGTGCGAATGCTTTGACTGGACGCCGGTTCAGGAGCTGGCTGCTGGAGCTGCGCAACACTTGGTTTAAAACCAGCCACAGCAGCCTCATCTACCGCCTGCTGGAGGGTTACCACAATGCTCGCCATGGCACTGGG GTGTTTGGAGAAGCTGAATATCTTAAATACAAAGAGGATCTGAATGAATTGGCTGCTCT tgTAAAAGTCCACTCGAGCTCCACCAGCCTTAACCAGCAGCACCAGTCTGCAGCTAAAGACCTGACCAGTTCCCCCGGGCCATCCTCGGCCTCCACCATCCAGGTCACATACCTGCCTTCTTCAGGCCAGCGCAGCAAGAGGCCCAAGCACTTCCTGGAGCTCAAAAACTTCAAGGACAACTACAACACCCTGGAGAGCACACTGTAG